The genomic stretch ATTAGCAGGATCTTGTAACCACTTTAAGCTCGGATCCGACTTTATTACGGGATGATATGGATCAACCATAATAATTTCATAATATTTGTACATTCCATCCTCTCCAACATAATAACTACCAAGTACCTCTAAATTGGGGAACTTTCTTGCAGCTTTCTCTTCTGCTATCCATCTATATCCTTTAGCTGGACTATAACCATAAACACCCATTCTTTTTGGCCTTCTACCCTTATTTGGTCTAGGCTTATTTAGACCTCCTCTTCTAACTCTAACTCTAACTATAACAAACCCTTGCTTAGCCTTATAGCCTAAACTTCTAGCCCTATTTAGCCTTGTGGGTTTGTCTACTCTTTCAACAGCTTGGCTCTTTCTCCATTCTATTAATCTCTGTCGTAATATTCTTTTCCACTCGTCAGATTGCCATATTTGTTCTATATAACTATACATAGATGATGCCATTATTCTCCTAATGTTAAAATGAGCAACTACTTAATAAATGTGTTTCTCCACATTATCATGAATGATAACAATTGGTTTAATTGGGAAAACCAATGTAGGTAAAAGCACATTTTTCTCTGCAGCTACATTAATAGATGTACCTATTGCGAATAGACCATTTGTAACTATAGAGCCAAATGTGGGAATAGCATACGTGAAAAAGAAATGTGTTCATGTAGAGTTTGGCGTAAAATGTAATCCAAAAAATTCTATATGTATTGAAGATTACAGATTCATACCAGTAAAACTAGTAGATGTAGCTGGATTAATACCTGGCGCTCATGAAGGAAGAGGGCTTGGAAATAAGTTTCTAGATGATTTAAGGAAAGCAGACGTTTTGATTCATGTAATAGATGCTAGCGGTTCTACTAATGAAGAAGGAATACCGGTAGCACCTGGTTCAAGAGACCCAGAAGAAGATATATCTTTTATAGAGAAGGAAATTGAAGAGTGGTTCTATTCAATTATAAGTAAAGATTGGCAGAAGTTTGCGAGGACAGTAGATCTTTCAAATAAAGATCCAATAGATGAATTATTATCAAAACTCTCTGGATTATCTATTAATAAATATCATATAATAGAAACATTAAGAGAGACCAAACTAGAAAATTTAAAATTAATGCAGTGGAGTGAAGAAGATTTGAGAAACTTTGCGAGAAAGTTAAGAGAAGTATCAAAGCCTATAGTTATAGCAGCTAATAAGGCTGATATTCCAGAATCAAGAAACTTTATCGAGAAGTTAAAGCGAAAATATAATTATGTTATTCCTACTAGTGCTGAGGCAGAACTAGCTCTCAGAAGAGCAAGTAAAGCAGGAATTATAGAATATATTCCAGGGGAGAAGGATTTTAAGATATTAAAGGAGTTAAATCCTAAACAGAAAGAGGCATTGGATTATATAAAGAAAAATGTTCTAGAAATTTATGGAAATACTGGTGTTCAAGAAGCACTAAATACAGCTGTATTTAGTGCTTTATCTATGATAGTCGTATATCCTGTGGAAGATGAAAAGAAGTTAACCGATCATAATGGTAATATATTACCCGATGCAATTCTAATAAAGAAAGGATCTTCGCCCAAGGACTTGGCTAGTGTGATTCATTCTGAATTGGCCAAAGGTTTTCTCTTTGCGATAAACGTTAAAAAGAAAGTAAGAGTAGGTGAGGAATACCAGTTACAAGATGGAGACGTAATAAAAATCGTGTCATCTACTGCTAGACCTTAAAAAACTCACCATAACCAACATCTCTGTTTACAACAGCACCGGGATATATTCTAGCGTAAGCACCAATTTTTACACCAGGCAATATGGTAACGTTTATTCCAGTTCTAACATGTCCACCGATAAATGCCCCTAATTTTTTTCTTCCACTACTTATTCTTTTCCCTTTTACATTAACCTTAACTTCTTTTTCGTCAAACCTTAAGTTAGCTATTAAAGTGCCCGCACCAAAATTTACATCTTCTGCAATGACAGAATCGCCAACATAACTAAGGTGTGGAATCTTAGATCCTTCCATAATTACACTTTCTTTTACTTCAACGGATGCTCCTATTTTGTTTTTCTCAATCAGTACAGTATAAGGTCTTAAATAGGAATTTGGACCAATTTCGCTTCCTTTTCCAATATAAACTGGTCCTTCTATGTAAGTTCCCGATTTAATTTCTGCATCCTCATTAATGATAACTTTCCCTTTTATCTTTACATTATCTTCAACATTGCCAAGATTTTGACTAAATACAAGATTATCTAAAGCCCATTTATTTACATCAATTATGTTCCAAGGTTTTCCTATATCCATCCAGTATCCTTCATACTCGATTACCTTTACTCTGTGATCTTTTACCATAAGGTTTATGGCATCAGTAAGTTCAAGTTCTCCTCTTTCTGAGATAGATATTTTATCTAGATATGTAAAAATATCAGAATTGAATTTGTAAATACCAGCATTTATAAGATTTGATGGAGGTGTCTCTGGTTTTTCTATAATTTTAGCTAGGTTATTTTGATTATCTAATACAAGTACACCGTAATCTTTTGGATTACTAACTTTAACACCTATTATTGCGTTTTCTTTTAGAGTTATTATGTTACATATTCCTTTCTCATCTGAAAAGAATAAATCTCCATAGATTACAATTGCTTCATCGTTAAACTTTGCAGACAATATGGCCGCACCTGTCCCTTTTA from Sulfolobus sp. S-194 encodes the following:
- a CDS encoding 50S ribosomal protein L15e, coding for MASSMYSYIEQIWQSDEWKRILRQRLIEWRKSQAVERVDKPTRLNRARSLGYKAKQGFVIVRVRVRRGGLNKPRPNKGRRPKRMGVYGYSPAKGYRWIAEEKAARKFPNLEVLGSYYVGEDGMYKYYEIIMVDPYHPVIKSDPSLKWLQDPANRNRVFRGLTSAGKKARGLLKSRGVKGSVKHKWKKKEKEREQKKRHEASKYYRLQNYDKLPGK
- a CDS encoding redox-regulated ATPase YchF, which gives rise to MITIGLIGKTNVGKSTFFSAATLIDVPIANRPFVTIEPNVGIAYVKKKCVHVEFGVKCNPKNSICIEDYRFIPVKLVDVAGLIPGAHEGRGLGNKFLDDLRKADVLIHVIDASGSTNEEGIPVAPGSRDPEEDISFIEKEIEEWFYSIISKDWQKFARTVDLSNKDPIDELLSKLSGLSINKYHIIETLRETKLENLKLMQWSEEDLRNFARKLREVSKPIVIAANKADIPESRNFIEKLKRKYNYVIPTSAEAELALRRASKAGIIEYIPGEKDFKILKELNPKQKEALDYIKKNVLEIYGNTGVQEALNTAVFSALSMIVVYPVEDEKKLTDHNGNILPDAILIKKGSSPKDLASVIHSELAKGFLFAINVKKKVRVGEEYQLQDGDVIKIVSSTARP
- the spn gene encoding bifunctional sugar-1-phosphate nucleotidylyltransferase/acetyltransferase, translated to MKAFILAAGSGERLEPITHTRPKAFVPILSKPLIEYQIEYLRKCGINDITVIVSSKNREYFEKKLKEISIVTQKEDIKGTGAAILSAKFNDEAIVIYGDLFFSDEKGICNIITLKENAIIGVKVSNPKDYGVLVLDNQNNLAKIIEKPETPPSNLINAGIYKFNSDIFTYLDKISISERGELELTDAINLMVKDHRVKVIEYEGYWMDIGKPWNIIDVNKWALDNLVFSQNLGNVEDNVKIKGKVIINEDAEIKSGTYIEGPVYIGKGSEIGPNSYLRPYTVLIEKNKIGASVEVKESVIMEGSKIPHLSYVGDSVIAEDVNFGAGTLIANLRFDEKEVKVNVKGKRISSGRKKLGAFIGGHVRTGINVTILPGVKIGAYARIYPGAVVNRDVGYGEFFKV